Proteins found in one Methylobacter sp. S3L5C genomic segment:
- a CDS encoding tape measure protein codes for MAAPIVLGITIRANGSAQVTGDLDRVRGSINGADSAAKNANRSFAAMARETLGLGSALKGLAAGLSALAIYQSAKELIHLADAMTLLDSRIKIATSSQADYLSSSKELVAISLRTGTSFDANATIFSRINKAMEQMGGTTRNTTALTETLAQSLRISGTSAGEAASVIRQMSQALASGVLRGDEFNSLMENSPRLSQALADGMHVSIGALRAMAEAGELTSKRVITAIQSQSSVINEEFAKIPLTVGAAMENINTAFGQYVLEVNKGSGATAGLAQSVNDLAKNLTPVLDGIITLGKIAVAVFVTQMAGSIATYIATYIAATRGAMAIESAHSAAIVQNAQVNIARAEATIAATASVVAYRAAQVSLSIAEEAAVTSRLALVDTSIAQARATIAATSATVQSTAILYLNRQATQDLAIAQQARVGIITELNVLGRQQTAMATQLTIAEEAQAAATAELAAAQRVATFSLTGFIAGLTLAGVAMAALSAATSIFIGLQLATYLNEFVAVQNAGASAANYLIKTMETLNYVTEKAILLSKLDFDRARQLRVEHEASMASHNEITASIIANNNAKEKGSSLTGEMASALESLKSPQEVYNQKLIDANEAAKTLDATTGKLLITEDQRLALGAKALEIWSQANAEEQNAKLSAAGKEAAKLQDQYDKLTLSPKDYNKQNAQSFAGSPEEIASVERLSNAILTLQESKKALTKDTKEQNSEAKKAATASDTHNKKILELLQSLSSELYVNTLSAKDKALQIALRTNLKDAIGDERVEIELITKQIAAETETRRIQQSMWDETISQANELDKLKDDSRYATELANMAKSLQLQGFSNAAIKEQIELEKQKKAAIEANFYLPKDVVAGYTDTKNSADQQLSALTSQGGNLPAKGSGIIQKETTETARVALEAYNKTLDDAHVKTSDLGAVTSAIFDGALGGINTMAGAFDNMVNSINKSSLALDENAKMQVLNESTVDQAAKASNTAKYAKEESVLNGKILSDKLSGTRQIAGAVSSMLKQGSTEQRVAHAIEMGIAGAQMAQTLIKLLGIGAEAAAHTAAVVPFVAGEMVKGEAAAATGIATQAAAGPYIGFALMAAMAVAMAAIGFGSGGSGASVAPPPATSPDTGTVLGDSTAKSESVNKTYDLLKSIHADEYSELRGINAGIGSLASAITGTITAIFQGGGLVSVPTKNTSGAMGFNSSKQSIAASGINTNAISVSDIMAGSQVSGSQFDTVKTDKSSWWGLSKSTSYNTYFKELDSKVTNSISQVFNGMGASMMQAAKLLGGNLEQSVKDYIIPAMNVDLKDLSGEEAAKKLNGVISTALDTMSIAVFGDIIGQYQKLGEGMLETAVRIVSEVAVVKDALAKSGLSLATNAIAISDALVQAAGGLAEFQKQFSAFFDKFYTDSEKQAASYKSLTSSMLDVLYVLPKTREEYRKYLESLNLNDALDQKRYSMMLKLSDAADSYYTAIDAQTKVYTDAISTAKSNLATAYKTESDAISGTISKLTSFISSLKTLKDSLSLGNLSTGTPLDKYNESRSQLNTTAATISGGAGTTTASKAAYDSAVGGINAKITGFLDASKTYNASGSGYTADYQQIMSLIDSLGISAGSQQTDAEKQLTVLTASVDGLITLNTSVLSVKDAILGLGTASDALTKNATQSALADATAMYNLGVKNLDNALFGTAAGTAAALSDTNKAAVMPDSVAKTAAVAAAAEFTRLAAASAATLPVFYNAVAIYKANMEAANTNYSAASDRLINGSHANGLDFVPFDGYRAELHRGERVLTASQARNSGGNSQEIILELRALREEVAKLRAEQRDSTGALIQSNYDANDQAADKVVAGGKDTAKQSAWVNNSRAVIA; via the coding sequence GGGAAACCTTGGGGTTGGGTAGTGCTTTGAAGGGCTTAGCTGCAGGCTTGTCAGCACTGGCAATTTACCAGTCTGCAAAAGAACTTATTCATCTTGCCGATGCCATGACGCTGTTGGATTCACGGATAAAAATCGCTACCAGCAGCCAAGCGGATTATTTATCGTCGTCAAAAGAGCTGGTCGCTATCAGTTTGCGCACCGGTACCAGTTTTGACGCTAACGCGACTATCTTCTCGCGAATCAATAAAGCCATGGAGCAGATGGGCGGCACCACGCGCAACACGACAGCGCTTACTGAAACCCTGGCGCAATCATTACGGATATCCGGCACCAGTGCTGGAGAAGCCGCGTCAGTTATTCGCCAAATGTCGCAGGCGTTAGCTTCTGGGGTATTGCGCGGCGATGAATTTAACAGTCTGATGGAAAACTCACCACGGTTATCACAGGCACTGGCGGATGGTATGCATGTCAGTATCGGTGCGTTAAGGGCGATGGCTGAGGCTGGTGAATTAACCTCAAAACGCGTTATCACGGCAATACAAAGTCAATCATCGGTCATTAATGAAGAGTTTGCAAAAATCCCACTGACCGTCGGCGCGGCTATGGAGAATATCAACACGGCCTTTGGGCAATATGTTTTGGAGGTTAACAAAGGCTCTGGAGCAACAGCGGGACTGGCGCAATCAGTAAATGACCTGGCTAAAAATTTAACACCGGTTTTGGATGGCATTATTACCCTGGGTAAAATAGCTGTTGCTGTTTTTGTTACACAAATGGCAGGCAGTATTGCCACCTACATTGCCACATATATTGCAGCTACTAGAGGTGCAATGGCTATTGAGTCGGCGCATTCCGCAGCTATCGTACAAAATGCACAGGTTAACATTGCCAGGGCAGAAGCGACCATTGCTGCAACTGCTTCAGTAGTAGCTTATCGAGCGGCACAGGTAAGTCTATCAATAGCAGAAGAGGCAGCGGTAACATCTCGATTAGCATTGGTAGATACGTCAATAGCACAAGCGCGGGCAACGATAGCGGCAACGTCGGCAACTGTGCAAAGTACAGCGATTCTTTATCTGAATCGCCAGGCTACGCAGGATTTAGCAATTGCACAGCAAGCGCGGGTCGGGATCATAACGGAATTAAACGTGCTGGGCAGGCAACAAACTGCTATGGCCACGCAATTAACCATTGCCGAAGAAGCGCAGGCAGCTGCAACTGCGGAGTTGGCAGCCGCACAAAGAGTCGCCACTTTTTCACTGACAGGATTTATTGCCGGTTTGACATTGGCTGGTGTCGCTATGGCGGCATTAAGCGCAGCCACCAGTATATTTATCGGCCTTCAGCTGGCAACCTATCTGAATGAGTTTGTGGCCGTTCAGAACGCGGGCGCATCGGCAGCCAATTACTTGATAAAAACCATGGAGACATTGAACTATGTCACCGAAAAAGCCATTTTATTGTCAAAGCTGGATTTTGACCGCGCCAGGCAGTTACGGGTTGAGCATGAGGCTAGTATGGCTTCTCACAATGAAATAACAGCCAGCATAATTGCCAACAATAATGCAAAAGAAAAAGGTTCGTCATTAACCGGCGAAATGGCCTCTGCACTTGAATCGCTAAAGTCACCGCAAGAGGTTTATAACCAAAAATTAATTGATGCTAACGAGGCAGCTAAGACGCTGGACGCAACTACCGGAAAGCTCCTTATTACCGAAGATCAGCGATTGGCCCTAGGGGCTAAAGCATTGGAAATATGGAGCCAAGCTAATGCAGAAGAACAAAATGCAAAGTTATCAGCGGCCGGGAAAGAAGCCGCAAAGCTCCAAGACCAGTATGACAAATTAACGCTATCGCCTAAAGATTATAATAAGCAGAATGCACAGTCATTTGCAGGTAGTCCAGAAGAAATAGCCTCTGTCGAGCGGCTAAGTAATGCGATTTTAACGCTTCAGGAAAGCAAAAAAGCTCTTACAAAAGATACCAAAGAGCAGAACTCAGAAGCCAAAAAAGCCGCGACTGCCTCAGATACTCATAATAAAAAAATACTGGAATTACTCCAGTCATTATCCAGTGAGCTTTATGTAAATACGCTTTCAGCCAAAGACAAGGCATTGCAAATAGCCTTAAGAACCAACTTGAAAGATGCCATTGGTGATGAGAGAGTAGAGATTGAGTTAATTACCAAGCAAATAGCCGCAGAAACCGAGACCAGAAGAATCCAGCAATCTATGTGGGATGAAACTATAAGCCAGGCAAATGAGCTCGATAAGCTAAAAGATGATTCCCGTTATGCTACAGAGCTGGCAAATATGGCTAAATCATTGCAACTGCAAGGATTCAGCAATGCGGCAATTAAAGAGCAAATAGAGTTAGAAAAACAAAAAAAGGCCGCAATTGAAGCAAACTTTTATTTGCCAAAGGATGTAGTTGCTGGATATACAGACACTAAAAACTCAGCAGATCAGCAGCTATCGGCATTAACAAGTCAGGGCGGAAATCTTCCAGCGAAAGGCAGCGGAATTATACAGAAAGAAACGACTGAAACAGCAAGGGTAGCACTTGAGGCCTATAACAAAACCCTGGATGATGCCCACGTTAAAACCAGTGATCTGGGCGCGGTGACATCGGCAATATTTGATGGGGCTTTAGGCGGCATTAATACTATGGCTGGTGCATTTGACAATATGGTTAACTCCATTAATAAGTCATCATTAGCGCTAGATGAAAATGCCAAGATGCAAGTGCTTAATGAGTCGACCGTAGATCAAGCGGCCAAGGCATCTAATACGGCAAAGTATGCCAAAGAAGAAAGCGTCCTAAACGGCAAGATATTATCTGATAAATTATCTGGTACCCGGCAAATAGCTGGTGCAGTAAGCTCCATGCTTAAGCAAGGTAGTACCGAACAGCGAGTTGCTCATGCTATTGAGATGGGTATAGCAGGCGCTCAAATGGCGCAGACGCTAATTAAGTTACTAGGCATTGGTGCGGAAGCGGCAGCACATACCGCGGCGGTAGTTCCATTCGTGGCAGGAGAAATGGTTAAAGGGGAGGCGGCGGCAGCAACAGGTATAGCGACACAAGCCGCGGCTGGTCCTTACATTGGCTTTGCTCTTATGGCAGCTATGGCAGTTGCTATGGCGGCGATCGGTTTTGGATCAGGTGGGAGTGGTGCGTCAGTAGCACCCCCACCAGCAACATCACCGGACACAGGTACAGTTTTGGGTGATAGCACAGCTAAATCCGAATCAGTTAACAAAACCTATGATCTACTGAAAAGCATTCATGCCGATGAATATTCTGAGCTTAGGGGTATCAATGCTGGCATTGGTAGTTTGGCCTCGGCTATAACCGGAACTATAACTGCAATTTTTCAGGGAGGTGGGCTGGTATCAGTACCCACAAAAAATACATCAGGAGCAATGGGCTTTAATTCAAGCAAACAAAGTATCGCTGCGTCTGGAATTAATACTAATGCGATCAGTGTGTCTGACATTATGGCTGGAAGCCAGGTATCAGGAAGTCAGTTTGATACTGTAAAAACAGATAAAAGTTCGTGGTGGGGATTATCAAAATCGACAAGCTACAATACCTATTTTAAAGAGCTTGACAGCAAAGTAACCAACTCTATCAGTCAGGTTTTTAATGGCATGGGTGCGTCTATGATGCAGGCTGCGAAGTTATTGGGTGGCAATCTTGAGCAAAGTGTTAAGGATTACATCATTCCAGCCATGAACGTAGATTTAAAGGATCTATCCGGGGAAGAAGCAGCAAAGAAATTAAACGGTGTCATTTCAACCGCTCTCGACACCATGTCAATCGCTGTCTTTGGCGATATTATCGGGCAGTATCAAAAGCTCGGCGAAGGCATGCTGGAAACAGCGGTACGGATAGTCTCGGAAGTCGCAGTGGTGAAGGACGCGCTGGCAAAATCAGGCCTAAGCCTAGCAACAAATGCAATCGCAATATCAGACGCACTGGTACAAGCAGCAGGTGGCCTTGCTGAATTTCAAAAGCAATTCTCAGCCTTTTTTGACAAGTTTTACACTGATTCAGAAAAACAAGCAGCAAGTTATAAATCACTGACATCATCCATGCTCGATGTGCTTTATGTCCTGCCAAAAACACGGGAAGAATATCGTAAATATCTTGAGAGTTTAAATCTTAATGACGCACTCGATCAGAAGCGTTATTCCATGATGCTGAAATTAAGCGATGCGGCTGATAGCTATTACACCGCGATTGATGCACAAACAAAAGTGTACACAGATGCAATAAGCACAGCAAAGAGCAATCTGGCAACAGCTTATAAAACCGAATCAGATGCAATAAGTGGAACGATCAGCAAATTAACATCATTCATTTCATCACTGAAAACTCTGAAAGATTCATTGTCGCTGGGCAATTTATCGACCGGGACCCCGCTTGATAAATACAACGAGTCACGCAGTCAGTTAAACACCACGGCAGCAACAATTAGTGGTGGCGCAGGAACTACAACTGCAAGCAAAGCGGCTTATGATTCAGCAGTTGGCGGGATTAACGCAAAAATAACCGGATTTTTGGATGCGTCAAAAACATACAATGCGAGTGGCAGCGGTTACACGGCAGACTATCAACAAATTATGTCACTAATAGACAGCTTAGGCATTAGCGCAGGCTCACAGCAAACAGACGCAGAAAAACAGCTTACCGTGTTGACAGCATCAGTTGATGGATTGATAACTCTAAATACCTCTGTGTTATCTGTTAAAGACGCGATTCTTGGCCTTGGCACTGCTAGTGATGCATTAACTAAAAATGCCACACAATCAGCTTTAGCAGATGCAACAGCGATGTACAACCTCGGCGTTAAAAATCTGGATAATGCGTTATTTGGAACGGCGGCAGGGACAGCGGCGGCACTATCTGATACAAACAAAGCAGCGGTAATGCCTGATTCAGTAGCTAAAACGGCAGCAGTCGCAGCAGCGGCAGAGTTTACCCGACTGGCAGCAGCAAGCGCGGCAACCTTGCCGGTATTTTATAATGCGGTTGCGATATACAAAGCAAATATGGAGGCGGCAAACACTAACTACTCTGCGGCATCCGACAGACTGATAAACGGCTCACACGCCAACGGCTTGGACTTTGTGCCGTTTGATGGTTACCGCGCAGAACTACACAGGGGCGAACGGGTATTGACAGCCAGCCAAGCGAGAAACAGCGGTGGAAATTCTCAGGAGATAATTTTGGAACTCAGGGCGTTGAGAGAAGAAGTGGCAAAACTCAGAGCAGAGCAGCGCGACAGCACAGGCGCATTGATTCAAAGTAATTATGACGCAAACGACCAAGCCGCAGACAAGGTGGTGGCTGGCGGAAAAGACACGGCCAAACAATCAGCCTGGGTGAATAACTCACGTGCGGTGATTGCATGA